One segment of Terriglobia bacterium DNA contains the following:
- a CDS encoding carboxypeptidase-like regulatory domain-containing protein, producing the protein MRPLGTLQRLEKMPRPALAFVLAILFAAAPAAWAQSEAAITGVVTDTTGGVVPDASITVINSETGARRTILTDAAGRYEAPLLPAGIYQISASRQGFDRASLTLTLVVGQRAEANLKLSVAAGHQAVDVQDTPATTQVTTADASGVVSRQQVRELPLNGRSYDQLITLNPGVVNYTSQRAGGIGTNNSVIGNMFSASGRRPQENLYLLNGIEFTSASEINNTPGGASGQLLGVDAVREFSVVKDDYGAEFGKRPGAQINIVTASGTDQLHGNAYEFLRNSALDARNFFDHGGVAPFQRNVFGGSLGGPVSKDRTFLFGNYEGYRQHLRLSNVAFVPDDASRASAAPSVQPFLALWPAANGPELLTSTGGPSGIAQAFSNPLQAIREDFGTVRLDHTFSEKDTLTGVFTIDDSVANTPTANPLSFVDITLREQVASLSETRVFSPNVLNRATFGFSRGAYYYTGRSLVDLPGFVEGRPIGAVVIGGSTANNAATQIAAAGTSGSSNLTAVRNLFTAEDQVAITHGIHLFKFGVWAQRIQANDNLAQNQYGQATFSNLQAFLDGAVSAFTVTPSSTLLGWRSFEGAFYAEDVLKPKPSLELRLGFRAESTDGWNEAHGRAANYRFNSAGVIDTQPTLGRSALTVNNAKFLPSPRLGVAWSPFASRKTVVRAGFGLYYSLLDNLSYRLDNLGPYNQSLVIKGAAISSIRIAPDAPPPSNSVVPPSGVQPSIETPTVESYTLTIEQQLSANTSLSVGYVGSHAYHELLSVDANVPVPTICPASPCPAGYPAGTWYNPPGAPLANPDVGATTTWFSEGVSSYNALEVDFSRRFSRGLQFRGVYTFAKALDNGDTLNTTLATNSPAYVSNPLLPASDYGRASFDVRHSAVVNATWELPFTSGQTAQGSSWPRRLLTHWRITGIAALQSGIPFTPQLSYNPSNDGDTRNPVRPSWDPNFTGQVIPGSASRYFDPSAFIQPLPGTYGNAGRNVLTGPGMVETDVSLAKSFSFGEKREVQLRADFFNVLNHPNLNTPNPVVFTSATGTPSPTAGVVTSTSTSSRQIQLALKLSW; encoded by the coding sequence ATGAGACCTCTTGGGACCCTTCAACGGCTGGAGAAAATGCCCAGGCCGGCGCTGGCTTTCGTGCTCGCGATCCTGTTCGCCGCGGCTCCTGCTGCATGGGCGCAAAGTGAAGCCGCAATCACCGGTGTCGTAACCGATACAACTGGAGGCGTGGTCCCGGACGCCAGCATCACGGTCATCAATTCAGAAACGGGCGCCCGGCGGACCATTCTTACCGACGCTGCCGGCCGCTATGAAGCTCCATTGCTCCCGGCGGGAATTTACCAAATTTCCGCGAGCAGGCAGGGGTTCGATCGGGCATCGCTTACGCTGACACTTGTGGTTGGACAGCGCGCGGAGGCAAATTTAAAGCTCTCCGTCGCCGCTGGCCATCAGGCGGTTGATGTTCAGGATACTCCCGCTACAACCCAGGTGACCACGGCCGATGCCTCCGGAGTTGTCAGCAGGCAGCAAGTAAGAGAGTTGCCGTTGAACGGCCGCAGCTACGATCAATTGATCACCCTGAACCCTGGCGTCGTGAATTACACCTCACAGCGCGCCGGCGGCATCGGGACGAACAATTCGGTGATCGGCAATATGTTCTCGGCATCGGGACGGCGGCCGCAGGAGAACCTCTACCTCCTGAATGGGATTGAATTTACCAGCGCATCGGAAATCAACAACACGCCGGGCGGAGCCAGCGGCCAACTGCTGGGCGTCGATGCCGTGCGCGAGTTTTCTGTGGTGAAAGACGATTATGGCGCCGAATTCGGCAAGCGGCCGGGGGCGCAAATCAACATCGTGACGGCTTCCGGCACGGACCAACTCCACGGCAACGCTTACGAGTTTCTGCGCAACAGCGCACTGGACGCGAGAAATTTCTTCGATCATGGAGGGGTTGCGCCTTTCCAGCGCAACGTTTTCGGCGGCTCTCTGGGCGGGCCCGTCAGCAAGGACCGGACCTTCCTGTTTGGGAATTACGAAGGCTACCGGCAGCACCTTCGCCTTAGTAATGTGGCGTTTGTTCCAGATGATGCCTCGCGGGCCAGCGCCGCGCCCAGTGTCCAGCCGTTCCTTGCCCTGTGGCCGGCGGCCAACGGGCCCGAATTGTTGACCTCAACCGGCGGACCCAGCGGCATCGCGCAGGCCTTCAGCAATCCGCTGCAGGCGATTCGAGAAGATTTCGGGACCGTCAGGCTCGATCACACGTTTTCAGAAAAGGACACGCTTACCGGCGTCTTTACCATCGACGACAGCGTGGCCAACACGCCAACGGCAAATCCCCTGAGCTTTGTGGATATAACATTGCGGGAGCAGGTGGCCAGCCTGAGCGAAACGCGCGTGTTCTCACCCAACGTTCTGAACCGGGCGACCTTCGGCTTTTCCCGCGGCGCATACTATTACACGGGGCGGTCGCTGGTGGACCTGCCGGGATTTGTCGAGGGCCGGCCGATTGGCGCGGTGGTGATCGGCGGTAGCACGGCAAACAATGCGGCCACGCAGATCGCCGCAGCCGGAACCAGCGGCAGCAGCAATCTTACGGCGGTGCGAAATCTGTTCACCGCGGAAGACCAGGTCGCCATTACCCACGGCATCCACCTTTTCAAGTTCGGCGTCTGGGCCCAGCGGATCCAGGCCAACGACAATCTCGCGCAGAACCAGTACGGCCAGGCGACCTTCTCAAATCTTCAGGCGTTCCTTGATGGCGCGGTATCCGCGTTTACGGTCACGCCATCGTCAACGCTGCTCGGCTGGCGTTCATTCGAGGGCGCCTTTTATGCAGAAGATGTGCTGAAGCCCAAACCCTCGCTCGAACTGCGGCTGGGATTCAGGGCCGAGTCCACGGACGGCTGGAATGAGGCCCACGGCCGTGCCGCCAACTATCGATTCAATTCAGCGGGCGTTATTGACACGCAGCCCACCCTAGGCCGCTCCGCCCTCACCGTCAATAACGCAAAGTTTCTCCCCTCGCCGCGCCTCGGGGTCGCGTGGTCGCCGTTTGCCTCCAGGAAGACGGTGGTCCGCGCGGGCTTTGGCCTTTACTACTCGCTGCTCGACAATCTTAGCTATCGCCTCGACAATCTCGGTCCTTACAACCAGTCGCTGGTGATCAAGGGCGCCGCGATTTCGAGCATCCGCATCGCCCCGGACGCGCCGCCTCCATCAAATTCGGTGGTCCCGCCGAGCGGCGTGCAGCCGAGTATCGAGACCCCGACCGTGGAGTCTTACACGTTAACGATCGAGCAGCAGCTTTCCGCGAACACCTCTCTGAGCGTGGGCTATGTCGGCTCGCATGCCTACCACGAACTGCTCAGCGTCGATGCCAACGTGCCGGTGCCCACGATCTGCCCGGCCTCGCCATGCCCGGCCGGCTATCCGGCGGGAACCTGGTACAATCCGCCCGGCGCGCCGCTTGCCAATCCCGACGTGGGCGCTACAACGACGTGGTTCTCGGAGGGCGTCAGCTCCTATAACGCTTTGGAGGTGGACTTCAGCCGGCGCTTCAGCCGCGGACTGCAATTTCGAGGTGTTTATACTTTTGCAAAGGCTCTCGACAACGGTGATACCTTGAATACAACTCTTGCCACCAATTCACCAGCCTACGTCAGCAATCCGCTCCTTCCGGCTTCCGACTACGGCAGGGCATCATTCGATGTGCGGCATTCTGCCGTCGTTAACGCCACCTGGGAACTTCCATTCACGTCTGGACAGACGGCCCAAGGGAGTTCCTGGCCGCGGCGCCTCCTCACCCATTGGCGGATCACCGGCATTGCAGCCTTGCAGTCGGGAATCCCCTTCACTCCCCAACTGTCGTACAATCCGTCGAACGACGGCGACACGCGCAATCCGGTGCGGCCGTCCTGGGACCCCAATTTTACGGGGCAGGTGATTCCGGGCAGCGCCAGCCGCTATTTTGATCCCAGCGCATTCATCCAGCCCTTGCCCGGCACCTACGGCAACGCGGGCCGGAATGTTTTGACGGGGCCCGGCATGGTTGAGACTGACGTGTCGCTGGCGAAGAGTTTCTCATTTGGAGAAAAACGGGAAGTGCAGCTTCGGGCTGACTTCTTCAACGTTTTGAACCACCCCAACCTGAATACTCCGAACCCGGTTGTGTTCACTTCGGCCACGGGGACGCCTTCGCCAACCGCCGGAGTGGTCACTTCAACGTCAACCAGTTCGCGGCAAATTCAGTTGGCCCTGAAGCTCTCGTGGTAG
- a CDS encoding sigma-70 family RNA polymerase sigma factor, translating to MNQQCAAPALPVIADADPADRLARLSDAHYDRLYRLARRLAPNADDALDLVQEAFLRAARCPKSIPRGASNEEAWLVRVLINIRRDQWRRVSVRARHQETALQAGRHDSNTRNPEPALIARAAVWQALDVLPPRRRAIVVMHELEELPVSKIASLLGISAITVRWHLAMGRRDLARALKTSGGLTHE from the coding sequence ATGAACCAACAGTGCGCAGCCCCGGCGCTTCCGGTCATCGCAGATGCCGATCCCGCCGATCGGCTGGCGCGATTGTCCGATGCCCATTACGACCGTCTCTACCGCCTGGCCAGACGGCTGGCGCCGAACGCCGATGATGCTCTGGATCTCGTCCAGGAGGCGTTTCTAAGGGCGGCCCGATGCCCAAAATCAATCCCTCGAGGGGCGTCGAATGAAGAGGCGTGGCTCGTCCGCGTACTCATCAACATCCGCCGCGACCAGTGGCGAAGGGTATCGGTTCGCGCCCGGCATCAGGAAACCGCCTTGCAAGCTGGGCGGCACGACTCTAACACGAGGAACCCAGAACCAGCGCTGATTGCCAGGGCGGCTGTGTGGCAGGCGCTGGACGTCCTGCCTCCGCGGCGGCGCGCCATCGTCGTGATGCACGAACTTGAGGAATTGCCCGTCTCGAAAATTGCGTCCCTTCTTGGCATCAGCGCCATTACGGTCCGCTGGCATCTCGCCATGGGCAGGCGCGATCTGGCCCGCGCACTTAAAACTTCCGGAGGACTCACCCATGAATAA
- the dinD gene encoding DNA damage-inducible protein D, protein MESHIEYIKTALDARMHVTPKGFPFWYGRDVMEILAYANWENFTAVVKKARIACDNSGKPSSNHFLGIREMVPIGSGAKRKRENFVLSRYACYLIAMNGDTEKPEVSTAQTYFAVQTRTQEIEQALTDQQRRLLIRNRVKDANKKLMSVAKAAGVKKYPVFQDAGYKGLYGGLGRDEIKKAKGISREDELLDCIDREELAANEFRITQTEAKLKREQTRGEENAINAHFSVGSRVRQAIKEIQGKMPEELLAVPSIKKLAEKQARDAKSLKGGRED, encoded by the coding sequence ATGGAATCACATATCGAGTACATCAAAACTGCCTTGGATGCTAGGATGCACGTCACCCCCAAAGGCTTCCCTTTCTGGTACGGGCGCGATGTTATGGAAATACTGGCTTATGCTAACTGGGAAAACTTTACGGCTGTGGTCAAGAAGGCACGCATAGCGTGTGATAATTCGGGGAAGCCTTCCTCCAACCATTTTCTTGGTATCAGGGAAATGGTCCCGATAGGAAGTGGAGCAAAGAGGAAAAGAGAAAACTTCGTACTTAGTAGGTATGCCTGTTACCTGATCGCCATGAACGGAGATACCGAAAAGCCGGAAGTCAGCACTGCGCAGACCTATTTCGCCGTCCAGACCCGCACCCAGGAAATTGAGCAAGCCCTGACAGACCAACAAAGAAGACTGTTGATTAGGAATCGAGTAAAAGATGCGAACAAGAAATTAATGAGCGTGGCTAAGGCAGCCGGGGTGAAGAAATACCCTGTCTTTCAAGATGCTGGATACAAGGGTCTCTACGGAGGGCTCGGAAGGGACGAGATAAAGAAAGCCAAAGGCATATCGAGAGAGGACGAACTCCTGGACTGTATAGATCGGGAGGAGCTAGCTGCGAACGAGTTTAGGATTACACAAACCGAGGCGAAGCTGAAGCGAGAGCAAACTAGGGGTGAAGAAAACGCAATAAACGCTCATTTCTCAGTGGGGAGTAGGGTGAGACAAGCCATTAAGGAAATTCAAGGGAAAATGCCCGAAGAACTTCTGGCTGTCCCCTCAATCAAGAAGCTCGCCGAAAAGCAAGCCAGAGATGCAAAGAGCCTAAAAGGCGGTCGAGAAGATTAG
- a CDS encoding winged helix-turn-helix domain-containing protein, translating into MKIREQYQKLIDRKQQEILDLQLQIEKAKAYMQALQDTMRFIPKDESQEGVLLRPGTALAQAREVLRKAGHPMHVNDILKALNKPPDKGHRVSLSGNLSSYVRNGQIFTRPAPNTFGLIEASKQAADGTAENEEDFDIPEEFGTEN; encoded by the coding sequence ATGAAAATAAGAGAACAGTATCAAAAACTGATAGACCGCAAGCAGCAGGAAATACTTGACTTGCAGCTTCAAATAGAAAAGGCTAAAGCATATATGCAGGCTCTTCAGGATACCATGCGCTTCATCCCAAAAGATGAAAGCCAAGAGGGCGTTTTGCTTCGACCGGGAACAGCTTTAGCTCAAGCCAGAGAAGTTCTCCGTAAGGCAGGACATCCGATGCATGTCAATGACATTTTGAAGGCCCTCAATAAGCCTCCAGACAAAGGGCATCGTGTCTCTTTGAGTGGCAATCTCTCTTCTTATGTGAGAAATGGTCAAATCTTCACCAGGCCCGCTCCAAATACGTTTGGGCTAATCGAAGCAAGCAAACAAGCAGCCGACGGGACAGCAGAAAACGAAGAGGATTTTGACATCCCGGAAGAGTTTGGAACTGAAAATTAA
- the tldD gene encoding metalloprotease TldD: protein MAANDRFFFDRYGLSQANLERYLAEALSDGGDYADLYFEHTTSTSLQVDESLVKSALEGISAGCGVRVLAGEQTGYAYTDDLAPEKILKAARTAARIASGPSTISTVGLTTRQPTSDLYPVVAAATDRALSDRLQLVRRADAAARAYDPRIAQVRVNYADQSRHVLLAGSDGRIVTDFQPLVRLSVYVIAQENDKLRSGTYGGGGRVGLEFFAGESSPENFAREASRQAIVQLDAREAPAGEMQVVLGPGWPGILLHEAVGHGLEADFNRKGISAFSGRIGKKVASDLCTVVDDGTIPSRRGSLNVDDEGEPTHKNVLIENGTLVGYLQDKISADQLKTTRTGNGRRESYEHIPMPRMTNTYMLAGEDDPEEIVRSVDHGLYASHFGGGQVDITSGKFVFSASEAYLIEHGKITAPVRGATLIGDGPTVLTNVTAVGNDLALDPGIGTCGKDGQSVPVGVGIPTIKISKLTVGGTAARGMQSFT from the coding sequence ATGGCAGCGAATGACCGATTTTTCTTTGACCGTTATGGACTGTCCCAGGCAAACCTGGAACGGTATCTCGCGGAAGCGCTTTCCGACGGCGGCGACTACGCGGACCTTTATTTTGAGCACACCACGTCCACTTCCCTGCAAGTGGATGAGTCGCTGGTGAAGTCGGCGCTGGAAGGCATTTCGGCAGGCTGCGGCGTACGCGTCCTGGCGGGAGAGCAGACCGGCTACGCCTACACGGACGATCTGGCGCCGGAAAAAATCCTGAAGGCGGCCCGGACGGCGGCGCGCATTGCCAGCGGGCCATCCACTATTTCAACCGTGGGTCTAACCACCAGGCAGCCGACGAGTGATCTTTATCCGGTCGTGGCAGCGGCCACCGACCGCGCGCTGAGCGACCGTCTGCAACTGGTCCGTCGCGCTGACGCGGCCGCGCGGGCTTACGATCCCAGGATTGCGCAGGTGCGCGTAAATTACGCCGACCAGAGCCGCCACGTGCTGCTGGCGGGCTCCGATGGCCGCATTGTGACGGACTTCCAGCCGCTGGTGCGGTTGAGCGTCTACGTCATTGCCCAGGAAAACGACAAGCTGCGCTCTGGCACTTACGGCGGCGGCGGGCGCGTGGGCCTGGAATTTTTTGCAGGCGAGAGCAGCCCCGAAAACTTTGCGCGGGAAGCCTCGCGGCAGGCGATTGTGCAGCTTGACGCGCGGGAGGCGCCGGCGGGCGAGATGCAGGTGGTCCTGGGACCGGGCTGGCCTGGCATTCTTCTGCATGAAGCCGTGGGTCACGGGCTGGAGGCTGATTTCAATCGCAAGGGCATTTCGGCCTTTTCGGGCCGGATCGGAAAGAAGGTCGCTTCCGACCTTTGCACCGTGGTGGACGACGGCACCATTCCCTCGCGGCGCGGCTCGCTGAATGTGGATGACGAAGGCGAGCCCACGCACAAGAATGTGCTGATTGAGAATGGCACGCTGGTCGGCTATCTGCAGGACAAGATCAGCGCCGATCAGTTGAAGACCACGCGCACCGGCAACGGCCGCCGCGAAAGTTACGAGCACATCCCCATGCCGCGCATGACCAACACCTACATGCTGGCCGGGGAGGACGATCCCGAGGAAATTGTGCGCAGTGTAGACCACGGGCTCTACGCGTCCCATTTCGGCGGCGGGCAGGTGGACATCACCAGTGGCAAGTTCGTTTTTTCGGCTTCCGAGGCTTACCTGATCGAACACGGCAAGATTACTGCTCCGGTGCGGGGAGCCACGCTGATCGGCGACGGGCCAACCGTGCTGACCAACGTCACCGCCGTCGGCAACGATCTCGCGCTTGATCCGGGCATCGGCACCTGCGGCAAAGACGGCCAGAGCGTTCCCGTGGGCGTGGGCATCCCCACCATCAAGATCAGCAAGCTGACGGTGGGCGGCACAGCAGCGCGCGGTATGCAGTCATTTACGTAG
- a CDS encoding TldD/PmbA family protein: MTELNLEQIAKDLVDKATAAGASAADVVALEGEEFSTTLRLGKIEKLKEASSKGLGLRVFIGTQSASAYSSDFSASSLKTLVERTLEMARETSEDPASSLPDPALLGRYDGDLQLYCADVAALSTEDRIAWARRAEQAATATDPRIRNSEGSWYESNVGARVYASSAGFVGSYRGSYCSVAVSPIAQAEPGGAMQRDYWYSVARSVAALEPAESVGRKAAERALRRLGARKISTRQVPVVFDAETASSLAGHIFGAVRGDAIYRKSSFLTDKLGRQVAGENVTVLDDGLRPGGFGSRPFDDEGIPASTTTVIERGVLKNYLLNSYAANKLGMKTTGNASRGLAGAPSVGPKNLYLKPGEHSPEEIIRSVKDGFYVTELIGFGVNVVTGDYSRGAAGLWIENGELTYPVHEVTIASSLQDMLNHIEMIGNDLEFRRSVTSPTLRVGGLTVAGA, encoded by the coding sequence ATGACAGAACTGAACCTCGAACAAATCGCAAAAGACCTGGTGGACAAGGCGACCGCCGCCGGAGCCAGCGCGGCTGACGTGGTGGCGCTCGAAGGCGAAGAATTTTCCACGACGCTGCGGCTGGGCAAAATCGAGAAGCTGAAGGAAGCCTCGTCCAAGGGCCTGGGCCTGCGCGTCTTTATTGGCACGCAGAGCGCTTCCGCCTATTCCAGCGATTTCTCCGCCTCATCGCTCAAGACGCTGGTGGAGCGCACGCTCGAAATGGCGCGCGAAACTTCCGAAGACCCCGCCAGCAGCCTTCCCGACCCCGCCCTGCTGGGCCGCTACGATGGCGACCTGCAACTCTATTGCGCAGACGTTGCCGCGCTCTCGACCGAGGACCGCATCGCCTGGGCGCGCCGCGCCGAACAGGCGGCGACGGCCACCGACCCGCGCATCCGCAACTCCGAGGGCTCGTGGTACGAATCGAACGTGGGCGCCAGAGTTTACGCTAGTTCGGCGGGATTTGTGGGCAGCTATCGCGGGTCTTACTGCTCCGTGGCGGTTTCGCCCATCGCCCAGGCTGAACCCGGCGGCGCCATGCAGCGCGACTACTGGTATTCCGTGGCGCGGAGCGTGGCGGCGCTGGAGCCGGCCGAATCCGTGGGACGAAAGGCGGCGGAACGCGCCCTGCGACGCCTGGGAGCGCGCAAGATTTCAACAAGGCAGGTGCCGGTGGTCTTTGATGCTGAAACCGCCTCGTCGCTGGCTGGCCACATTTTTGGCGCCGTGCGCGGCGACGCCATCTACCGCAAATCCAGCTTCCTGACCGACAAGTTGGGCCGGCAGGTGGCGGGCGAAAACGTCACCGTGCTGGACGACGGCCTGCGGCCGGGGGGTTTCGGCTCGCGGCCTTTTGACGACGAGGGCATTCCGGCCTCCACCACCACAGTGATCGAGCGCGGCGTCTTAAAAAATTACCTGTTGAATTCCTACGCGGCCAACAAGCTGGGCATGAAAACCACCGGCAACGCTTCGCGGGGCCTGGCCGGAGCGCCCAGCGTTGGCCCCAAAAACCTCTACCTCAAACCTGGCGAGCATTCCCCGGAAGAGATCATTCGCAGCGTCAAAGACGGTTTCTATGTGACGGAGTTGATCGGCTTCGGCGTCAACGTGGTGACGGGCGACTATTCGCGCGGCGCCGCCGGCCTGTGGATTGAAAACGGAGAACTCACTTATCCCGTCCACGAAGTGACCATCGCCAGCAGCCTTCAGGATATGCTGAACCACATCGAGATGATCGGCAACGATCTGGAATTCCGGCGCAGCGTCACCTCGCCCACTTTACGCGTCGGCGGGCTGACGGTGGCCGGCGCCTAA
- a CDS encoding FxLYD domain-containing protein, which translates to MRRNSHVNFSMNLAVRSLAVAGLAIAALAGCGGGPKQAAKPAPGTEETAYLQSIQLTPGRVEAAQNFLNHTVTTVYGAVTNNGKKTVRELQINLTFSDVEGKPIEQRSATPIGKNGPPLKPGETRQFELSFDQVPNTWNQAPPRLAPAKVTLAGE; encoded by the coding sequence ATGCGCAGAAACTCACACGTCAATTTCTCAATGAACCTTGCGGTGCGGAGCCTGGCGGTGGCCGGGCTGGCAATTGCGGCGCTTGCGGGATGCGGCGGCGGACCCAAGCAGGCCGCAAAACCCGCTCCCGGAACGGAAGAAACCGCTTACCTCCAGAGCATCCAGCTTACGCCCGGCCGGGTTGAAGCCGCCCAGAATTTTCTGAACCACACCGTGACCACCGTCTACGGCGCCGTAACGAACAACGGCAAGAAAACCGTCCGCGAGCTTCAAATCAACCTGACGTTCTCTGATGTCGAAGGAAAACCGATCGAGCAGAGAAGCGCCACGCCCATCGGGAAGAATGGTCCTCCGCTCAAGCCCGGCGAAACGCGGCAGTTCGAGTTGTCATTTGATCAGGTGCCCAACACGTGGAACCAGGCGCCGCCCCGCTTGGCGCCGGCGAAAGTGACCCTCGCTGGAGAGTAA
- a CDS encoding metallophosphoesterase family protein, producing the protein MRYLIVSDIHSNLEALEKSLAVAEGKHDQVLCLGDLVGYGPDPNAVISRIRPLARQIVRGNHDKACGGLMDAEDFNFLARFATEWTRRQLTPDRYEFLRGLPAGPVRVDGIELVHGSTFDEDEYIFDSLGAIQAFQSDDAPLIFFGHSHHQGGFLLTEDKRLQPISLPTIKDDEPAGISFREDARYLLNPGSIGQPRDGDPRAAFAVLDLDQRRVDFYRTPYDLAKTQEKMRAAGLPEPLIARLEVGR; encoded by the coding sequence TTGCGGTACCTGATTGTGAGTGACATCCATTCGAACCTCGAAGCGCTCGAGAAGAGCCTTGCGGTTGCCGAGGGTAAGCATGATCAGGTGCTTTGTCTTGGCGACCTGGTGGGCTACGGCCCTGACCCCAACGCTGTCATCAGCCGCATCCGGCCGCTTGCCAGACAGATTGTGCGCGGCAACCATGACAAGGCGTGCGGCGGGCTGATGGACGCTGAGGATTTCAACTTTCTCGCCCGCTTCGCGACCGAGTGGACGCGCAGGCAGTTGACGCCCGATCGCTACGAGTTTCTGCGCGGCCTTCCGGCTGGTCCGGTCCGGGTTGATGGCATCGAACTGGTGCACGGCTCGACCTTTGACGAGGATGAATACATCTTTGATTCGCTGGGGGCCATCCAGGCGTTCCAGTCCGACGACGCCCCGCTGATTTTTTTTGGGCACAGTCACCACCAGGGAGGCTTTCTGCTGACGGAGGACAAGCGGCTCCAGCCCATTTCGCTGCCCACCATCAAGGATGATGAACCCGCCGGCATTTCTTTCCGCGAGGACGCGCGATATCTTCTCAATCCCGGTTCCATCGGCCAGCCCCGCGACGGCGACCCCCGTGCAGCTTTTGCCGTCCTGGACCTCGACCAGCGGCGCGTGGACTTTTACCGCACGCCCTACGATCTGGCCAAAACACAGGAAAAGATGCGCGCCGCAGGACTGCCGGAACCGCTGATCGCGCGCCTGGAAGTCGGGCGCTGA
- a CDS encoding class I SAM-dependent methyltransferase, whose protein sequence is MASTPQAAGQPNPGLVFETLNAHQRSAALCAAIELDLFRAIGEGPGDVASLARQCSASERGIRILCDYLTIIDLLSKDDGRYHHTPTSAVFLDPRSPSCIASTARFLGNPTMREPYQHLAEIVRTGTTVLPGQGSVDPENPIWVEFAQSMAPMMAPMAGPLGTIAMAGHSGPAKVLDIAAGHGLFGIEVARQNPQAQIVAVDWPAVLEVAHANAQKAGVADRYTKLPGSAFEVDYGGPYDAVLLTNFLHHFDPPTNVGLLKKVHAALKSGGRAATLEFVPNEDRITPSIPASFSMVMLAGTPSGDAYTFRQLESMYCEAGFGDVSSHPIPQSPQMVVVGRK, encoded by the coding sequence ATGGCATCAACACCGCAGGCGGCTGGACAGCCGAATCCTGGGCTGGTCTTTGAAACTCTGAACGCCCATCAACGCTCGGCGGCGCTCTGCGCGGCTATCGAACTGGACCTGTTCCGCGCCATCGGCGAGGGTCCGGGTGACGTCGCGTCCCTGGCCCGGCAATGTTCGGCATCCGAGCGCGGCATTCGTATCCTGTGCGATTATCTGACGATCATAGACCTCCTGAGCAAGGATGACGGCCGCTATCATCACACGCCCACCAGCGCAGTGTTTCTCGATCCGCGATCTCCCTCGTGCATCGCCTCGACGGCGCGCTTTCTGGGAAATCCCACTATGCGCGAACCCTACCAGCATCTCGCCGAGATTGTTCGGACAGGCACGACGGTGCTTCCCGGGCAAGGCTCGGTCGATCCGGAAAACCCCATCTGGGTGGAATTCGCCCAGAGTATGGCCCCCATGATGGCTCCTATGGCCGGGCCGCTCGGGACCATTGCAATGGCTGGCCACAGCGGCCCCGCAAAGGTGCTCGACATCGCCGCCGGCCATGGCCTCTTCGGCATCGAGGTCGCAAGGCAGAATCCGCAGGCGCAGATTGTGGCGGTTGACTGGCCAGCGGTGCTGGAAGTGGCGCATGCCAATGCACAGAAAGCGGGCGTGGCCGATCGCTACACCAAGCTGCCCGGCAGCGCCTTCGAAGTGGATTACGGCGGCCCGTATGATGCTGTCCTGCTCACCAACTTCCTGCACCACTTTGATCCCCCCACCAACGTCGGACTGCTGAAAAAGGTCCACGCGGCGCTGAAGTCCGGCGGGCGCGCGGCAACGCTTGAATTCGTGCCCAACGAAGACCGTATAACGCCGTCCATCCCTGCCAGTTTCAGCATGGTGATGCTGGCCGGCACGCCTTCGGGCGACGCCTACACCTTCCGCCAGCTCGAGTCGATGTACTGCGAAGCCGGTTTCGGCGATGTCAGTTCGCATCCCATTCCTCAGTCACCCCAAATGGTGGTGGTCGGACGCAAGTGA
- a CDS encoding gamma carbonic anhydrase family protein, whose product MITSYQGIFPRVAESAFVAASADLIGEVEIAEDASIWYQAVLRGDIGPIRVGRHTNIQDGSVLHSITGVPVEVGNWVTVGHRAILHGCTVEDRCLIGMGAIVLNRARVGAGSIVAAGALVLEDTVIPPGSLYVGVPAKLRRKLTERDQAFIDAHSSNYLKYKDIYLAENGSKRAS is encoded by the coding sequence ATGATAACAAGTTACCAGGGCATTTTTCCTCGCGTCGCGGAATCGGCGTTTGTTGCCGCGAGCGCCGACCTCATCGGCGAGGTCGAGATTGCTGAAGACGCCAGCATCTGGTACCAGGCGGTCCTGCGCGGAGACATCGGCCCCATCCGCGTCGGAAGGCACACCAACATTCAGGACGGCTCCGTGCTGCACAGCATCACGGGGGTGCCCGTGGAGGTAGGCAACTGGGTGACAGTGGGGCACCGCGCAATTCTGCACGGCTGTACGGTCGAGGACCGTTGCCTGATCGGCATGGGCGCCATTGTGCTGAACAGGGCCCGCGTGGGAGCAGGTTCGATCGTAGCGGCGGGGGCGTTGGTGCTGGAAGATACGGTGATTCCGCCGGGCAGCCTCTACGTGGGCGTACCTGCCAAGCTGCGGCGAAAGCTCACCGAGCGCGACCAGGCGTTCATCGACGCCCACAGCAGCAATTACCTGAAGTACAAAGATATTTACCTGGCCGAAAACGGCAGCAAGCGCGCTTCCTGA